Proteins encoded by one window of Arachis hypogaea cultivar Tifrunner chromosome 1, arahy.Tifrunner.gnm2.J5K5, whole genome shotgun sequence:
- the LOC112701628 gene encoding uncharacterized protein: MMSDTKFQASEAFAMASNDRTDGNATVPPPRSAIHSGDNSVWADASPLLHAACQDLKEGELIHGDNFNLYAAMSALEIMDPKMDSGIACKYYSLEEAIEDGAAPIPISVDKTTDVRCTIDIMDHLLACEATWHKGHSLAQTVYSCLYLLQTERTSSHALLHSYCKVIQETCKEVLSVVSDARTHEEEDLFTMSYGLPLGGNGDEKCLSMLNAVEETVSRQLRACKASSSKKRVSEDIEPLQNNPDLEEGYCKALLCRLRFRKHFYHLLISMRRPQGRGLELGRKHIASCIAEIDSIRKSSVFLRARAQEISGQNRSNTTASGNQPIGFDASINCRLAAPTPPRAIEILSWEKALDYFVKLLQDLDHICSYTLDPSLEAALLFVVNFQKSQPDLVSRAHLQILLVQGGKLYGREPIFSVVIRAAGLPEFTKSHVIQENEFMVQLGQLVINLLKILCTNAAWQRRKLGKMLQDWRVTYVQLELAFEKEFGETSDISDNKHISITIFQQILPWVEEQTYWIAYRFLILGFELELYSVHDYCMVYWYIYAVLTKLAEKKHIRMAMSSGTAKKKTKKKRDYLKDARTDYQIPAAVLFLQSQIYLAEGLSMMLAALRNEHKLVPPQSPFNTEREVFMQQFELLQKACLPDRVSYVTFKESTIHADFSTQVLSDHFKEAHRIAKDVKSSFAHDADMMAEIRRIEQVAEHNNIALNVISRVGVLEPSLKISFTFTHHPFFATAIVKRS; the protein is encoded by the exons ATGATGAGTGATACCAAGTTTCAAGCTTCGGAAGCTTTTGCTATGGCCTCTAACGATCGCACGGATGGAAACGCCACCGTGCCTCCTCCACGCTCCGCTATTCACTCCGGTGATAACTCTGTTTGGGCTGATGCCTCCCCACTCCTCCATGCCGCATGCCAAG ATCTTAAAGAGGGAGAGCTCATTCATGGCGATAATTTCAATCTTTATGCTGCCATGTCTGCTTTGGAG ATAATGGATCCAAAGATGGATTCAGGCATTGCTTGTAAATATTACTCTCTTGAGGAGGCCATCGAGGATGGTGCTGCCCCAATTCCTATTAGTGTTGATAAAACTACGGATGTTCGCTGCACAATTGACATCATGGACCATTTACTAGCCTGCGAG GCTACATGGCACAAGGGTCATTCATTGGCACAAACTGTCTATTCTTGCCTCTATCTCCTGCAGACTGAAAGAACATCATCACATGCCCTGTTGCACTCTTACTGTAAAGTCATCCAGGAAACTTGCAAAGAAGTTCTTTCAGTTGTATCGGACGCACGCACACATGAA GAAGAGGATCTTTTTACCATGTCATATGGCCTTCCTCTTGGTGGAAATGGAGATGAGAAGTGTTTATCAATGCTAAATGCTGTTGAAGAAACAGTGTCGCGCCAATTACGTGCTTGTAAAGCCTCATCGTCCAaaaaaagagtttcagaag ATATAGAGCCCCTTCAAAATAATCCTGATCTGGAAGAAGGCTACTGCAAAGCATTGTTATGTCGATTACGCTTTCGTAAG CACTTTTACCATCTCTTAATATCTATGAGACGGCCCCAAGGAAGAGGTTTAGAGTTGGGAAGAAAGCACATAGCTTCATGCATTGCAGAGATTGATTCCATTCGGAAATCGTCAGTGTTTCTTAGAGCTAGGGCTCAGGAAATTTCTGGACAAAATAGAAGCAATACAACTGCATCTGGCAATCAGCCAATTGGCTTTGATGCTAGTATAAACTGTAGATTAGCAGCCCCAACACCACCACGGGCAATTGAAATTCTTTCTTGGGAGAAG GCACTTGACTATTTTGTAAAACTTCTTCAAGATTTAGACCATATATGTTCCTATACGTTGGACCCATCATTGGAGGCTGCTTTGCTCTTTGTAGTTAACTTCCAGAAATCTCAACCTGATTTGGTTTCTAGAGCTCATCTTCAG ATTTTGCTCGTCCAAGGAGGGAAACTCTATGGTCGAGAACCTATATTTTCTGTGGTCATTAGAGCCGCTGGATTACCTGAATTCACAAAGAGTCATGTCATTCAGGAAAATGAATTTATGGTGCAACTAGGACAG TTAGTGATAAATTTGCTCAAAATTCTTTGTACAAATGCTGCATGGCAAAGGCGTAAGCTAGGTAAAATGTTACAAGACTGGCGTGTCACCTATGTGCAG TTGGAGTTAGCTTTTGAAAAGGAGTTTGGAGAAACTTCAGACATCTCTGACAACAAG CATATAAGCATCACAATATTTCAACAAATTCTTCCCTGGGTTGAAGAGCAAACTTATTGGATAGCTTATCGATTTCTGATTTTAGGATTTGAATTGGAACTTTACTCTGTACATGATTATTGCATGGTATATTGGTATATTTATGCTGTGTTGACTAAGCTTGCGGAGAAGAAACATATTAGGATGGCAATGAGCAGTGGTACAG CTAAAAAGAAGACAAAGAAGAAAAGAGATTATTTGAAAGATGCAAGAACAGATTATCAAATTCCTGCAGCAGTTTTGTTTCTTCAAAGCCAAATATATCTAGCTGAAGGTCTAAGCATGATGCTTGCTGCATTGAGAAATGAGCACAAATTAGTTCCACCACAAAGCCCTTTCAATACTGAACGTGAG GTATTCATGCAGCAGTTTGAGCTTTTACAAAAAGCTTGCCTTCCTGATCGCGTCTCGTATGTGACATTCAAAGAGTCCACTATCCACGCTGACTTCTCT ACTCAAGTTTTGTCAGATCACTTCAAAGAAGCTCATAGGATTGCAAAAGATGTGAAGAGTAGTTTCGCACATGATGCTGACATGATGGCTGAAATTCGTAGAATTGAGCAAGTTGCAGAACACAACAACATTGCCTTAAATGTCATTAGCAGAGTTGGAGTCCTTGAACcatctttaaaaatttctttCACCTTCACTCATCATCCTTTCTTTGCCACGGCCATTGTGAAGAGATCTTAA